GTGACACTATGTGGAATCGGCAAACATTGCATCGTCATCCAAACATATCGACAACGTATTGTATTGTGATGAAGCTGGTGATTTCCACCCCTAATACATACCAGCATTTTCAGGCACGTCCACATtggtcttttccactgcagctGAAAGACACACAGTGGTTTAGTCAAAAAAGGAAGGTCATTTGAATGAAgctgaaacctttaattaccacTGACCGCCGTTGATTCACCCTCACGTTTTACACCAAACATTAAAaccacacttcagatgaagctctgcatctGTTTTCATTCACAGGATACCATGATCACGaatgaaacattaacattaaatgGAATTAGGGGCAGAATTGCacatatttgtccatttgtCACATTTGCTGGACACCAAGTCGCCTGTCACACCAAGTCCTCTGACACATCCCAAAGCTCAAGTTTTATTTCTGTTACTAGATTATGTCTAACTGTTTTACCTGTAATATAATCACACTATCCCCTCAGGATAAATCTGCAGTTATTTACATCTGCACTAGTCAGTAGGGATGTAAAGTGAAATAATCTATTTCAAATCCCAATCAGATTTAGATGTAATTTAAGGCGTAGTATTTTACTCATCATAGAAACCTGTTTCGTCTCAAGCCACGTgtgaaaaaaaaggaatgtaAACACATCGGCGTCTGCCGTCTGCTAAAAGAAGTGGGGCCTTCGTCTCTGCAGAATTTTCATGAGGATGAAGACAAAACCACTCCTTGCTACAAACGTAGTTCAACACTATCAAAAAAACCACACGCAGCAGTGGGAGCGGAgtgtttgaaaacaaaaaccagcTGCTCCCAAGGAGCCAACACTAGCTGCTTCACTTTCACAAAACAGAAGCTAATTGAAGTCTTACAGATGCAGCATTTCACAGTCGAAGTAAATAAAACAGGTTGAAAATAAATCAAGGTTCTCTTCAGGAACTTTTCACAGTGTAGGGGGATCGGGTGGCGAGTGAGCGAGCACCGCCGCTGACTCCTTAATACAGCGTTTAGGAAAGCTCCGCCCGTTTTTTGTGTAGCGCAGCAGTGCTCTGcgaaaacgtgatcagctttaatcttcttcccctgctcagtgttcgaactgttGTGCCTGGATAAATAAGAATGACTCAGTCCACattgtcctttagttctttttattccagccttttgtccgtgcctcgtaggtgtacattcacagtcagcaagttacctcaagtacaaccatttcagtgggaacttccgatttacaaaataaaaatcagttggagcaacgttgttagaatgttacattcgaaCATCTCaacagagctacagaagataggataatttaaattaggttaaattaaactaagttgatcaaaacgtaatcaataaacctgctcagattcagtaaaccattgatctctGAGAGGAAgtcaggtgacattaatgcagATCTTGCATCTTTAAAtgacataaatatttttttaaaaagcagttaGAATAATCTGTCTCTACAACTTagcttttaattgtatcttactttatttttttttacatacatttttgattaatttaggttttttttattcatttgtattttgtttccccacaggagttaaaaactaatattttctttaaaaaatgataaatatttctataaaaaaatgaaatttaaaaaaattaaagtggaaaaaaagaaatttgggaaaaaataaaatagattttatagatTTGAAACGCAGCGTAAGGGATCAAAATTAAACGTCTGGAGTCGCGATGCTGAACAGCGCTGCAAGAACCCTGCAAATGTTCTCTTTttcactttctagacattcaatcacattttttagagGGAAAAAGCATGCAAATATTGtgccaaaacatgcatgtgaggcacttttgttacatgttggggcctgattttaaataaagaaaaaaaaaagtctgatttcttttttttcccagaacGTGAATTCCAATTTTCCATCCGTTTCCCACAATCACAGAAAATCGCAGGCTTTAAGTGTCTATCACAGTGAACCAGTGACTTATGGATGTATTTGTGTCTTCTTTCAGCTGAATAAAGCCTGAATCACACTACTGCGCCATGAGCTACACCGTAGCTATAGCGTCGAAGTGACGGGGGTTAAAATTCTGCGTCGAGAAAATTATTTGCTTTCTAATTTTACTGCCATAAGAGAGTTGTGTGTggttaatagggatgtaacgattaatcgtaaggcagttaaaaattgattcataggtatcacgattgacatcaatacattgaaaattgaatcgtagtactttttttaaacagcagagggcgctatatatttatcccttctattgtccagcagtgtacgctgcaggcggaatctgctactactttctttctggccgccttatactcttaaacatgtttataaatgattccttacccctttagcaccgaaagaatatctgtaatattatgtgaatatctgtaaaagtcacgtttttctattagctctgtctgctagcatagcatctctttaTATCGGacataaatcagtgcaatgactttttttttttttttcaaaagtccaattgttaaggcacaaaatacattttcagttgcacttttaaaaagaaaaggaactattatgtagttttgcattgtttactatagaaccagaatttaaattaataggctgcttcttcatttgtattccctttttttttttatttcattcaagatttatttttagttaaattgcatcgttttgaatagtttatcaagggattcttttgagaattaaatataaaaggaaaatagtacagtattttctacccccccccccccccaaaaggaatatttttcagtcatcatttgtctacagtcccattctgtaaaataaatcaagagAGAATCGCaccgtgaacccagtatcgtgaatcgaatcgtatcgggagttgagtgaatcgttatatCCCTTGTGGTTGAACactcaaaaaaactgaaaaatagcAGTGGCGACTGGAAACGGCAAAGACCGGGTATGAGGTTTGGAGCCAACCAATCACAGCCGTTGCGGTTTGCATTGCCTAGAGATTATATGTTGGAGGCGTGCGACAGGTTTTGGTGTAGGGGCCTGCATAGAGCGCTACAAGCAAATACGATGTGTCACAGTAACATGATTTAGGTTCAACGCTTCCTAACACTAAGCATAGATGATTTAAACAACAGAAGATCCAGTTGGACTTCAGAATAAGCCTTTTAACACTCTGGAAACTGAGCATGCAAGACCTGGGAGGTCATAGGTCAAAAGGGATATAATTGTAAACAAGCTTGtttactctgttgatatttccaacctaacagtgtTTTAATAGTATTTATATCAATAATATTACATATTCAGACTCAAGGAGGAACCAGGGCTTTCCACTGAAGCCACTTTCGACAGATaagagcacttttaaaaactgatgggAGCAGCTGAGCAGCAGTAtcccctcgcttccacacagATTACACCtggtgcacaaaaacacactaccTACAGGACCTCTGCTGCGTTGATCAATAGGTCACAATGTTGGTGACAACTGAGGTACTGTACTGACCCGCTTGTAGCGCCATCCGTCGCACACTGAATGTATTACAGTCAAAACCCGGTCTGCGCACGCCCCGCGTGTGACCCTGCGTGACGCACCGGCCGATGTGACCGCGCGGCAGAACATCCACGTCACACAGGATCAGTGCTGACGTAGTAAGAGACACAGCGTGTACATCCTACAAGTTGTTTAAATCCCCTGACACAGTTgtatataatacaaaaataaaaatgattaacaaAAAGTAACAGACTGAACAGAATGGTTAAGTGACATAGTAACACGTAGAGGTTTGAGTGACGCAGGCTAGCACAGGCGGCGGTCATCACTGTGTAACACACTGACCACATTAAGACAACATAAGCCCGGTACGAGCCCCCCGGTGACCGGGCACCGGCAGGAGTCCACTGAACACTGATAGGAGTTGTCCGGGCACCGGTGGGAGCTCTTCGGGCACGGCAACGGTCGAAGGCCGGTCCTGTCCGTTGCTTCTCATGCGGCGTGTCTGATCAAGCTAGCACACTAGCAGCTACAGCTAACGAATCCAACGTGAGAGCTCGCACTCACCTGTAGTATCGCCGCTCCCCTCGTACGTCTTCAGAGCAAACGTAGGTACAAACTCCGCGGCGTTCACGTTGGGCACGAAGGGCTTGGCATTGATGTTCAGGGCGGTGAAGGCCGGCTCCAGTCCGTCCTCTGCGGCCTCCACATCGTCCTGCTGCTCCCAGCAGTCCGGGGCAGTGTCTCCGGACTCCATCGTGGCTCTTCTCTGTGGTCTAAAGCCCGCTACTAGGCTCGGCCCTGGAGCGGCGGAGAGCTGTCCGACGGCTCTTGTGTTCCCGGGGCAGGTACGGTCTGCTGCCGGTCTCTGTCGGTCTAGACTCCACACGCGATATCCGACTCAGCACTCCCACAGTCCGCGTGAGCTTCTGCATGCCCCTGACTCTGCGTGGCCCAACGGAACTCTGGGAAATGAAGTCTTATTCTCAAGCAGGACGCGTGTGCTTCTCTGCTGACGAACAAATGAGAACTACAACATCCATAAAGCTCAGAAAACACGGTCTCCATCTGGGCCCACGTAGTTTCTGTTTACGAATCCGCACATTCGACACAATTAACATACACAGTAGAGCGTTTCATTATAAACTACCTGAACATCACACATAATAATATAGTTATATAATTTACGCAATCAGGACCACTGGGATCGACTTTTGAGTTTAAGAATTTCATTCTTagaattctggaaaaaaaaaatgacaaaaaattccCAATAAGTCCGGGTTGGGCCTACCGCAGAAAAACTAAGATACTGAGCTTAAGAAAGGATGCTGTTTATATTGATACACAATATAAGCCATACAGTTATAAACACGTGTCGTAAATCAGACATTTAATCTGAATTTAGAGACCAGAATTTTTAGttaatctattaaaaaaaaattgctatatAAACATTTACCATTATAAAATAtcttgcttaaaatgtttaattttctgCACAGGTTCTGTTCTGTTGCATTGGCAGTGGAGGGAAGGATATGATTTTATATCAACTTATCTCACCTTAGTTCAAtctttgaatcgatttttgtaattaattaaattagatAATTACACCATTGTTTAGTAATTCATACTTGGGTCAGCATCTTAACTATTCTAAGGGTAAAACTAGGGGGGGTATTCCATAAATCCACAAACTAACTTCTTTTAAATGCTTCTAAAAACTACACCAccatattttttccacttggaaaaaaagaatttatttaaaataaaataaaaaaaaacagttgtcaCAATGAGAAATATTTCTAATTGCTTTTTAATCAAATGACAGACATATTTATTAGAATCATTCAGCTTCATTGACAGCACAGGAAAGCAACAGTCATCACCATCAGGACAGGTGTAGGGCAGCCGGGCCTGTGGACTTTTACATTCAACAGTCTTTACTGAGACTCCTCCTCCTGCAGCCAGCAGACATACATCATCATCAGTCATTCTTTAGAACTACACATAAGGTGCTCGTTTGGAGAACTCCACCAAGAACAAAGATTTAATTCAGACGTGTACAGATGGAGCTCGGCTACTGATGTAATAAAGATGAGAAGAAGAATCCCTGAGATGGTCCAGCAAAAGGAAGGACCTTTGGACCAATCAGCAGTACTCTGACACTTCAACAGGGAACACCTTCTTTTTGACTTCATGCACAGATTGTAAAaacattgtacattttaaatattcagTAAGTACAAATGAAAACAGTTAAAGTGGGATTGGTTGGTTCAACAAATTTATGATAACTGTAAAAATTGTAGTGTGtttcttttgcttttttccAATAAAGAGAGCACTGCAGCGTTAATATTTGGTCACCAAATCCTGATAAtaaactttttgaaatattCTGACAAAGTTTTCATAGTGCACGTGATAAACAGGACCGGGAAAACAGGACGGACTGTCACTGAGGAAGGTTCAAAATTTACACTGAGCCTGGAATGTGGCAACACCAACAAAATTCAATAAATTAGGCACTACAGTACCACTTTGTACCACAGGGTGGTGAAGTAGTCGCGAGCGTTAATTAGGATGCGTGAAAATGAGCTTGGCTTAATTATATAATTTCCATTTCACAGCAGTTTGTGTCATGTGACCTGACAGTGTAGACAATGAGTGCAGGAATTGTCCTGATGAACTGAATGAAGCGGTCAGAGTGGTTGTACTGTTCACtctcagagaagaagaagaggagaaagAAGAAGCCCCAAAAACATCCAGCAGCAAACAGAAGGAACATCTTCAAATATTAAATCCACTCATACTTCCTGTTCAGAACTCCAGGGATGACTTTATAAAGGACGGGATTTGGTTTTGATCACAAATCACCACATTGAATAATTGACTCAGAGCTGTGAGACAGTGTGGACACTTCAAAGACAAGAAGATTCATTTACACATCAGGCCTTCAACCCCAGCCGCCTTTTTCAGTGCAACCACAAAGTACACCACTAGCTGCAGCTCGGGAAGAAACTTGGAGAGGAGACGGACACCAAAGTGAGCAGAGAAACTGCTGGGAGTTCACAGTGTGGGACGAAAGTTGGACCAACAGCCCAAAGCTGCTCGGAAAGCTTCTCCATCCCAATCCCAGTAGAAGCACCAGCAGAGGTGGTCCTAGCTCTGGCCCTGGTCCGCCTGGGAGACACCATCCTGCTCCGCGTCCTCCTGCTCCGCGTCCTCCTGCTCCGCGTCCTCCTGCTCCGCGTCCTCCTGCTCCGCGTCCTCCTGCTCCGCGTCCTCCTGCTCCGCGTCCTCCTGCTCCGTGTCCTCCCGCTCCGTGTCCTCCCGCTCCGTCTCCTCAGCGATGACATCACTCAGTGTGTGCTGTGAAGTATCTGAGGTGGTTGTTGAGGTGTCAGGGTGggagctgctgctctgaggGCTCAGGTTCCAATCCTCGGCTGCTTCAGTGGAGTTGCTGGAGCTGGTGTCACTGGTGTTGGATCGGCGGAATAATCTTTGACCTGTGACACACCAAAATGCACTGTTAGGTTTCAGAGCAGTGCTTCTCTGAACATCAGAGATGAGAAACTTCATACTGGGTGTCTGAATGCAGCAGCTGAAGCAGCATTAGAGCCTCTGCACATTTAgggtttcttttaaaataagaaCATCAGCTCAGAGGTGAAAAAAATCCTTTCCGTATAAActacaattttaaaaagaacCTTAAACAGAACTGGAAGTTGGGTCTTACAAAAGAGAAAGTTCTGGATGCATCAGAATGGAGGCATCTCTGAGAGTAGTTGGTATAAAGATAATAAAGATGATTTTATCCAGCTCTGTAGGCTTCTTCAGTTTGAGTTATCAGCGCCAAGGTGAAGCTAAAGGAGGCTGTGCAAGATCCTCTGTGTGCAACACATGGTGAATATGGTCATTCACCAAAAACCAAGCGGCAACGAGTGAAATTCAACATTGAAATGctaaatttaacattaaaacagGCAGTGCTGCATCTTTCCCCCCACAGGGTAGGAAGAAGGCCTACCTGCTGATCTCTTTGAGGAGGAAGTGGGAGTGTCCTGCACAGAAATCTTGTCCGTTTGGGCTTTGGTCAAGTAGGTCGCATCTGTTGAATCCACTGAACCTGAGAACGTACAACAGAGAAACCATTCCTGAGGACTAacatatttctatttttctgtcttggCACAGGGAGCTTTATCTCCTGGTTTTGGTCTAAATACATGTTGTAAACATTACCTGCAGCAAGGTTGAACGTCCTTCCTTTTATGGAGCTCTGAAGAGGAGACAGCCAGTTCAACACAGAGCCCACCACAGGAAGCTGTCTGAGCAAACCCTGcagcacacagacacagagcaAGTCCAACACATGTCACGGCACTGAACGCACGCACTgaacgcacgcacgcgcacacacctcctccagcagCTTATCCTCACTGGCCTtctggagctgctgctctgcttcCAGGATGCCTTTCCTCACCACCTCGGTCATGTTCTCCAACAGCTGAAACAAAGAAAAGCAGCACATGGGACACAGAGTGGAACTTACTGGATGTTAAAGGATATCATGCACCTGATTAGCAATAGAACAATAGAACCCCAGCACTTCGTGTCACAGAGCTAGGTCCTTACCCGTCCGTTCTCCTCGATTTCTCTTCCAAAGGCTGCAATGGTGTCCACCAGCTCTGAAATGTCTACATCCTCCGTCACCAGTCCCACATAAACACAGTCCTGCTCCGCCCCCGTCTCAGGGCCTGGGATGGGATGAAGGCAAGGAAATGTGTTATTTAGTCTCATTCAGTCTCTCTTATTGCAGCAGGTCGTTACCTGCGGAGAAGATGATGTCCGTGTTCAGCTCCTGCAGCTTCTTCAGCAGTGCGTAGTTGATCTTCTGCAGCTCCTGCTTCCTCCTGCTTTCATCCATCCCCTCAGCCTGAGGTTCAAACCTGCACAACACACCAGCTCACATCGTTTCAACACACGTGCCCTTTAGAGCAGAAACGAGCTACTTTTAtaacaaaactgtgattgtatctgatccgagggtcacatgatcaacattcatgtcagcatttagaataatgaccaatcagtatgttgtcatttcatttttgtgtatctcTGTTGTTGCCTTGTCTATATTTGGAGtaactttatgtgtttttgttttccttttgtgtctttatctgtaattttgaaatttacaagtcattttgttgtcgttttgtaaattttttgtaattttgtagatGTCTTCTATATTTTCAGAGTGatagtgttgtctttttgtcccctttttttggcattttgggtgttttcctgtaatgtatgtttttttgcactttttgtcTCATCGTTTCTGATTTTGCACAGGCGGTAGAAGACCATGAGTTCAGAGTTCGGTGGTTTTctattttaataatattgtaCTTCATCTTGAAGTGATCATGTATAGTGTTCAGGGAGACAATAACGTATAGTACAGATAATGTATTGTGAAAAATCCATGGTCATGTTTTtgacataataataaaatagaatacaTGTTTTATATTACAACTGTTAAATCTGTGTCTGTATCACATATTCAAACCTTCATGCTATTCCATAACAGACTAATGGATATTTCAAATCACTGGATATTCTGGAGAaacatttagtcgactaaaatactTAGGACTAGACTAAGAATAAAACTCTTGATAATtagtgactaaaactaaatggtTTGTTtagactaagactaaatcagaatttgctgtcaaaattaacactgtcgACTGTGTGATTGAGTAAAGTCATCAAGCTCACCTGACAGCTCCAAGGCCCGGCCAGGCCAACTCTTCCACGTACATGAGCAGAGGCGCTCGTCGGTGCGTCTCTTCTCTGAAGTCCTGTCTGAGACACACTGTGGAGCTCATCACAGGCACCAGCACCGTCAGCCTGTCCACCAGTTCGTCCACGTCCTCCTGCTGTGTACCCAGGACTGAGGACAGGTCCGGGTCAGCATCAGGACTTGGATGATTCACAGTAAAGAAGAGCAGCTGTGGCATTACCTGCTGCAGTTAGGAGAGGACTGAAGCGAACACAGGGACCTTCGTCTTCCAGCTCCACCACGTCCACTCCACAGGAGGACACCATCTGAGACAGCTGCTCCCCCAGCTTCACCAAGCAGTCAAATGACACACAGTTAGTCCATCCCTGTTCCATCTAACCTCTAAAGGTTGGTGTCAATGCTCTCACCCATCTATTGAAGGTATCAAGGACTTCCTTCTCACCAGCACAAAGAGCTTCCCCTGACCTGCCACCCAATGCTGATGGAAAGGGAAAACAAAGTCAGACCTGATGTCACCAACACCAGTCTGAATAATTCTGCTTCAAACCATTTTTACCTCCACTCATGTCCTGGGAGAACCTGAAGAGCACCACAGGAGAGCTGAGATCATCCTCTACCTAATACACAAAGAACATGTCACACAGGACAAGCAAAGAAAGCTGGATTCTGGTTCCAGTGGATCAAAGAGGGAGACGCTCATTTATCTTATTAGTGTGAGTGTGAAAAATGAATGATGCAGATGTGGTTATACAGGACTAgcagttagcattagcctgaTGACAGCTTCATAAGCAGAACTAAAGGTTTGTCCAACGTCCATGTGGACAAACTTCCAGTTCATCTTCAGAGACTGAGCGTGTCAGGATTAGTTCATGAGCAGGACAGTGAAATACAGCTTTGTTAGAgcgacacaaacacacaaccgAGTCCTGACAGGCTGGAAACGCGCACACAGTCTACCGGCACCACTAATGTTAGTTTAAATCAGcagttctcaaactggggtcaGAGGACTTAAGCTATAGCTCGGGGATACTTTTCTAAAAACTATCATTCATGatgtatcataacaaaaatggtCAAAGTCCCTATTGTGGACCAATGCAGCCataaaacaaacagtaaatgATCACTGCTGCATCACTGTGAAGAATCTCAATTGATataaaatcatacaaaaactactacatattttatccaTTGGTAATACTTGAAACACATGTTATGTTGTACTAGAGAGACCTTAAATATTAAAGTGGAAACGTTCAAAGAAGAGATCATTCCTATTGCATTTAGGAACACAAATGGCagtaaattgtatttaaattaagTGAATATTATGAGGGGGTCCTTAAAAATGTTCCCCCTGTAAGGAGAACTAGTTTAGAGTCTAAATGCAATGGTCTAAACTTTAGACCATTACATATACAGCGAAAAACTGTTAGGAGGGTGAGGCTTGATCCACCGGAAAGAAGAACCAGAGACGGACAGGATCATTGACATCACCGCGAAACCAAAAAACCCCAGCCcgacacacacaggcacacacccCTCTGCCCTCTAACACTATGCTTGATCACTGCACTAGGGTCATCAGGTGTCAGTGAACAAGCCCAGATCTGTCAGTATGTGAGTGTTGGCCAACATAGTTACCATTGTCAATGCCTCCAGCAAAGTCATCTCTGTCTCAAGCACGTTCTACAAACACAAACGGGTTCGTCTTTGAGCCACTTTCTGCTTCCTGTGTCAGAGAACATATTCCTGTGCTGGTGTTTACTCTGACCCTTTTTATGATCTCACTTTTTGAAGTAGATAGAGCACAAACTTATGTctttaaataatgaattacTGAACAGAagagcttttcaaaataaaatgtaagcaGCTGTATAAGTGATGGTGTCACGCCAAGAGCTCAGAGTAGCAGTTTGATCCTGGTTGCCGcctacaaaacagcagagttggaactgtcgccctctgcggtcacagatttttttggctcaCGGATTTcgtttatcaaattttggtaaacaaaagaggtttacatcagcctttttaacttttactgatttttacaGCAACCAAAGGCAGCACAAGATGTCATTTTGACGGAAAAAgatgctaaatgatcctgaatgcctTCACTCCTATAGAACTTAGAAGGGGCGATTGGcatcatcaatgatgtcatttcaacatggtggcGCACAGACTCAAAAACgctaaagtagtcccattttaaaaagttaataaaacaaatatgatgtgaaataatgcgttttgttaggcacagatcttctaataaggacatttcaaaggtttgaggccacatttgtaaaagcagtggaggatccctttaaagaagAATCACTGATGAATGTGAGGTAAATTAGGTTATTAATTTAAGACGCAGACTAGTTGCTGATTAAAGATCACATAAACATTCCACTGAGAATAGAGCACCTACCGATGTCTTGATGGAGGCCAGAGGTTTTAACTTCATCAGAAGGTGTTTACTCTGAGGAGAGGACACACAAAACTCAGGTCACAGAGACACACAACAAAGCTCCACAAAAGCAGAACACATGATTCCTTTGCCTGGGAGCAAAGAAGAACAGTAAAACTTTAGAACAGTAATGTAATCCAATCTTACCAAAGCTGTAGCATGGCTGATCTTTTCAACAATTCCATTTTGCCCCAGATACTGCAAGGAGAGCCACAGAGGCAGCGCTCGTAGCTTCTCCACTGGTTGGCTGGAGGTCAGGCCTGCTGCCAGGGACTGGAACACAGAACAGAACCAGACCCATGTTTACTGCTGGAGGTCCCATGTCTCCTCACAGCTACTGAAAACCTCTGATATCAGCAATGTTGGGCCTTTCCAAACATGCAACTCTCAAGCTACGTGCGGTTATTTGCCCCTTACTTGCAGCTCTGAGTCTCTCCCTTTGCACTCCCAGTTTATCCAGTAATAAAACTCCTAATAAGTGTGGTGAGTGATGTTTAAATTCAATTTGCCTTTAACTGGTGACAGAGTCTAAACAGCACCTGTAATTTGTCCAAAACACAAGTACCTACAAAGTATTTAGCATTATATAAGTCAACTTTTACAATGTGCACGACAAGAGCAAGAAAGCTGCAGCTGCTTATCTTTCTCTAAAATAGGTGATGATTTAAAGCCTGGAGTCAGAAAATCATTATCACAACCACTGGCTTGGTAAACAGCACCCGTTATATATTATGTGATGGTTATAaatcagaggtgggcaacttctatcacagcaagggctttgtgtgttttttct
The Gouania willdenowi chromosome 8, fGouWil2.1, whole genome shotgun sequence genome window above contains:
- the pdxdc1 gene encoding pyridoxal-dependent decarboxylase domain-containing protein 1 isoform X2, whose product is MMVDSTLAQIEKNLSEAMSILGDEQREPQMKREKAGFSWTSIPGPLQRDGQDVATIVHQVHNLIHEKMEGEEPLCQQVQSVGEQGHMALLGHSLAAYISMLDRERLRRLSTRILSDTTLWLCRLFRYENASVCFHEDDRDGLVKVCRLLLNARYEEFACEGYTVLSSKQPVIYQSASCRPGLGQHTCSQLGLPLSSLCTVPCNTVFGSQHQMDVALLDKLIQEDSDAGKLPLLLIANAGTPGAGHTDKLSRLKELCDQHGMWLHVEGVNLATLVLADVSSAVMAATRSDSMTLTPGRWLGLPAVPSVTLYRHEDPALSLAAGLTSSQPVEKLRALPLWLSLQYLGQNGIVEKISHATALSKHLLMKLKPLASIKTSNVLETEMTLLEALTMVEDDLSSPVVLFRFSQDMSGALGGRSGEALCAGEKEVLDTFNRWLGEQLSQMVSSCGVDVVELEDEGPCVRFSPLLTAAVLGTQQEDVDELVDRLTVLVPVMSSTVCLRQDFREETHRRAPLLMYVEELAWPGLGAVRFEPQAEGMDESRRKQELQKINYALLKKLQELNTDIIFSAGPETGAEQDCVYVGLVTEDVDISELVDTIAAFGREIEENGRLLENMTEVVRKGILEAEQQLQKASEDKLLEEGLLRQLPVVGSVLNWLSPLQSSIKGRTFNLAAGSVDSTDATYLTKAQTDKISVQDTPTSSSKRSAGQRLFRRSNTSDTSSSNSTEAAEDWNLSPQSSSSHPDTSTTTSDTSQHTLSDVIAEETEREDTEREDTEQEDAEQEDAEQEDAEQEDAEQEDAEQEDAEQEDAEQDGVSQADQGQS
- the pdxdc1 gene encoding pyridoxal-dependent decarboxylase domain-containing protein 1 isoform X4, with the protein product MMVDSTLAQIEKNLSEAMSILGDEQREPQMKREKAGFSWTSIPGPLQRDGQDVATIVHQVHNLIHEKMEGEEPLCQQVQSVGEQGHMALLGHSLAAYISMLDRERLRRLSTRILSDTTLWLCRLFRYENASVCFHEDDRDGLVKVCRLLLNARYEEFACEGYTVLSSKQPVIYQSASCRPGLGQHTCSQLGLPLSSLCTVPCNTVFGSQHQMDVALLDKLIQEDSDAGKLPLLLIANAGTPGAGHTDKLSRLKELCDQHGMWLHVEGVNLATLVLADVSSAVMAATRSDSMTLTPGRWLGLPAVPSVTLYRHEDPALSLAAGLTSSQPVEKLRALPLWLSLQYLGQNGIVEKISHATALSKHLLMKLKPLASIKTSVEDDLSSPVVLFRFSQDMSGALGGRSGEALCAGEKEVLDTFNRWLGEQLSQMVSSCGVDVVELEDEGPCVRFSPLLTAAVLGTQQEDVDELVDRLTVLVPVMSSTVCLRQDFREETHRRAPLLMYVEELAWPGLGAVRFEPQAEGMDESRRKQELQKINYALLKKLQELNTDIIFSAGPETGAEQDCVYVGLVTEDVDISELVDTIAAFGREIEENGRLLENMTEVVRKGILEAEQQLQKASEDKLLEEGLLRQLPVVGSVLNWLSPLQSSIKGRTFNLAAGSVDSTDATYLTKAQTDKISVQDTPTSSSKRSAGQRLFRRSNTSDTSSSNSTEAAEDWNLSPQSSSSHPDTSTTTSDTSQHTLSDVIAEETEREDTEREDTEQEDAEQEDAEQEDAEQEDAEQEDAEQEDAEQEDAEQDGVSQADQGQS
- the pdxdc1 gene encoding pyridoxal-dependent decarboxylase domain-containing protein 1 isoform X3 produces the protein MMVDSTLAQIEKNLSEAMSILGDEQREPQMKREKAGFSWTSIPGPLQRDGQDVATIVHQVHNLIHEKMEGEEPLCQHRVQSVGEQGHMALLGHSLAAYISMLDRERLRRLSTRILSDTTLWLCRLFRYENASVCFHEDDRDGLVKVCRLLLNARYEEFACEGYTVLSSKQPVIYQSASCRPGLGQHTCSQLGLPLSSLCTVPCNTVFGSQHQMDVALLDKLIQEDSDAGKLPLLLIANAGTPGAGHTDKLSRLKELCDQHGMWLHVEGVNLATLVLADVSSAVMAATRSDSMTLTPGRWLGLPAVPSVTLYRHEDPALSLAAGLTSSQPVEKLRALPLWLSLQYLGQNGIVEKISHATALSKHLLMKLKPLASIKTSVEDDLSSPVVLFRFSQDMSGALGGRSGEALCAGEKEVLDTFNRWLGEQLSQMVSSCGVDVVELEDEGPCVRFSPLLTAAVLGTQQEDVDELVDRLTVLVPVMSSTVCLRQDFREETHRRAPLLMYVEELAWPGLGAVRFEPQAEGMDESRRKQELQKINYALLKKLQELNTDIIFSAGPETGAEQDCVYVGLVTEDVDISELVDTIAAFGREIEENGRLLENMTEVVRKGILEAEQQLQKASEDKLLEEGLLRQLPVVGSVLNWLSPLQSSIKGRTFNLAAGSVDSTDATYLTKAQTDKISVQDTPTSSSKRSAGQRLFRRSNTSDTSSSNSTEAAEDWNLSPQSSSSHPDTSTTTSDTSQHTLSDVIAEETEREDTEREDTEQEDAEQEDAEQEDAEQEDAEQEDAEQEDAEQEDAEQDGVSQADQGQS